The genomic region CTCTCTGGAGAGTTAAcctatttataaaattgtataGTTAGAAATGAGAACCTGGGTAGGTGTCAATGAGCAACAAATATGTATCTTTAAATTTGAGATTAAAGTCATTGCCTTTCTTGAAAAACGGCTTGCCTAAAgtcactatttatttatttatttatttttaaatcaggCAACAAATAagctagtattttttttatgttgtgaTTGCTACCCACCTGTGATCCTGAGGCGTGATTCTATCTTAGGAATTCACATATAAATCTAATTACCTTAATGCCCAACTTAGTAACAAGCTTACGTTATTCGGCTCGGCAAATAAGCTAGTATTTTAATACGCTAATGAATGCAAAGTTTATTGAAATTACCAAAAACTGTATACAAAATAGACATATCACAAGGATATGCTTGACTATTTTCCGAGAAATGTTCAGATATTATACTGGCATTGGATTGCAGGATTTGGAAGATATCTCTGTCGCCACATTTATGGAGGGTCATTGAGGGGGTTCACCATgtgatgtttgtttttttatgctTGTTGGATTAAGTTCCCATCAGTTTCTATTTGGGGTTTACTGTGGAATCCAGACTTGGGTCTTGGTCCTCTTGGCCTTTAGGTTGAGTAAGAGTTAGCTAATGGTAGAGTAAACTTTACTATTCTTTTGCTAGAGTGAGTTACTGAGTTAACATATGGATATGTCAGTGAAGTGGGGCTACATTTTTAACATCTTTCTTTAACTAGAGGAAGTGGACCATGTGACCGACATTTATTTCTATAAGAAGGGATAGTAATTTGTCAGAAACATGCATAGCTGTTTGGGACTTTGACCTCTGCTTTATTATTTGCAAGTatcaaagataaaaattaatgcTAGGAAAATAAATGCACGCAGCTCAACTTGTTCCCCGTTGTACACTAAAATTCATTAAATGCATTAACATAACATTGCGTACTTTTCTTGGTTATTTATCaaccacttttttgtttttgaagattttttggttgaagtttttttttttttttttttaatacaaggtagaatttttattttagtttaatttaagtgtatatgtgtgtgaagttctctCTTGGAGATTTGAACATCAACCTTTACTCTCCATacctcacaagcatttatatttgtagagtgatCACCGCATAAAGGGAGAGCGGTGGTTGGTTgaagtatttaaaataaaagaattccatcaaatataagttttaatttttaggaaatcAATGCACAGCTCAACTTGTGCCCGTTGTACACTAAAATTCATTAAATGCATTCACATAACATTGCatacttttcttgttttttatcaacctcttttttgtttttaaagattttttggTTGAAGTATTTAAAATAGAAGAATTTCATCCtatataagttttaatttttaacccATTTCAAATGACATAGTGATTTTTAAGATAGCTAAAACACTCTCTTTATGACAATGGGAGAAAGAAACATATGAGAAATTATTAGTTGCACTAAGAGGATTGTTAAATTGATCTTTTCAACTAATGAAATAATGTCATTTATGCAAATATGTAAATTATATTCTTAATCAGTACacgaattaaaaataaaaaaaacaacttgaTTATGTAACATTTCCCTAAATGACAGTATTTTATTGGTTAAAAAGATCAGGATGACCATTTAAGCAATTCTCTTATTAAACTTAATAATTTCTCGACCTAAAGCATTTATTAGTCTTATATTAACAtaatggaaagaaaaagagaagcatataaagtataaactttTTGCAATTAGATCAACAATATtccctttctcaaaaaaagaaaaagataacagTATTCCATGTAGAGATAATGAACCTAACTTTCCCAACAGCTTCCAATTTTCACTAAAAAGCTATTGcttttcagcttttcttttcATGTGAATGAAACTTTCTCCCTCAACGTAATAATTTGATCTTTTGctcaaattaaataatataatacacCATCAAAAACATAACCCAAGATCTCTCTTTGATTGCTGCATCATCCACATAATAAACAGCTCATgcaatttgattaaaaaaacaaattaaaaacttgaaattgtgTATCCCAATGCAAACTATATtatactatataatatataccaAGTATGAAATCCATGCTCATTTGCTCACTAGAACTTGGAATCTTTTCTGCCAATATCACACTGATTTTCACGTGCAACTGCCTTATCttttttcttgtctatcaataagaccaaaaaaaaaaccttacaaCATTGCTTTTAAAAAGTACCTtatattaaacatttaaaaaaaaaaaaaaaacacttacagTTATCACAGTTATAAAACACATATTAAACAATAACCCGATATTGCTTTGACAAGCTGAATCCGATATATCGGCCGAAAAATTAACAAGTCTTCAATGGATTTCCACACAAGCAATCATTGTTCATAAACGACACCGCTTCAAGGTGATCAAACGGTGACCCAGCAGGAATAGACCCACAAAGATGGTTGTGACTCAGATCCAAGTGTCCGATATATTTCGCCGACGATAACGAACCGGGTATCGGACCCTTCAAGCTGTTATACGATAAATCAAGAGCCATGAAATACGAGTTGGACCCGAAAACGTCCGGTATTTTGCCATCAAGACCGTTTCGGCTCAAATTCAAGATACCCATTCGGGTATTGCTTAGCAAACCGGCCGGTATTTGACCCGAAACCGAGTTGCAATCCAAATTGAGAGTCGAAAGAACCGGCATTTTCCCGAGTTGTTCCGGTATCTGACCCGAAATCCGGTTCTCGGACAAATCAAAGTCGGCAAGCCTGTACATTTGGGAAATGGAAGTGGGTATTGAACCAGTGATTTGGTTTCGGCTCAACAACGCCCGACTCAGCATCCCGAGTTtgccgaaatcggccggtatCTCGCCCGATATTTTATTGTTTCGGAGATCAAGGTGCATCAAGCTGGACATACCAACAATCGACGCCGGAATCTGGCCGGATATGGCATTATCGGCGATGTTAAGAACGGTAACCTTCTTGAGATTTCCGATATCGGCCGGAATTTCGCCGGTCAACTTGTTTCCGATAAGGTCCAGGATtcggagagaggagagagaggtgAGACACTTGGGTATCTCGCCCGATATTCCTTTCCAGTCAGCGACTATAAGGTTGGTGAGACGGTCGAGCTTGCAAATTTCGGGCGAAATCGAACCGGTCATGTACCCGGTACGACCCGATTTTACGAAAATCGGGTCTTCCGATTCGCCGCGGAGGTTTATATCGGCGACTCGGTTTGTTGTTGGGTCACAGTTAACGCCGTACCATTTGGAAGAGCAACAGTCGTTGCCAGTCCAGGTGTTGAAGATGCCCAAGTAAGGCTCGGTCAGGGCGGCTTTGAAGGCTAGCAGAGCTGCCCGGTCTGACGGCGGGCAGGAGTTAACGGTGGAGATAACGGTGAGAGTTAGAGTGAGTGGTACtatgaagaaggagaagaagaagaagaaacccatGATGTGTTTGGaaaggtttggttttttttttaagaatgtgAAATGGGGTTTTGAGGATGTTTGTGTTGTGTATGAATGTACTATGTAATATGATATCAGTGTGTgtttttgtgagagagagagggagagagggaatGGGAGATGTGGAAGATGGGTTTGTTTAAATACATGGTTTTGGACTGAACAGCCCTTTGGTTTGGTGTGTAAAATTACAGTTCTAGAGGTTGATTTGATTGGCTCATTGCACATGCAGATTATGCTACAATTATTAAAAAGTGATTATCATGACTACAAAAGGATGCTAATGTAACCAACATTCGAGTAACTTAGTTAGTTTGTAAGATATCGGGCCAACAAGTTTTTAAATTTGGGTTTGAGCATCAATAATTAAATGGGTGTTGGTGCTTCTTATAGATCGGGAGCAGTGTTAGTTATTATGATCACGTCTAAGTAGGGAAGTCACATTGATTACCTTTCTTTACCCATTttttgtttacaaaaaaaaaaaaaaaaatgctatgtgTTTGTTTAGgattcacttattttgctgaaactgaaatttttttactgtagataaaagtaaaaatttactgaaatagtacaacagaactcataaatagtatcaaaaagtgcagtgaagccatgaatagtaacaaaaataatttgaatagtaaaataagctgactttttaatttggagctaAACACACACTATATATGTGAATTGTAGCTATAAAGAACGTTCATTTCGTAGAGCGAACTCCAGCTACATTAACAACCAATTGGTATGTTAGCCAGATGATGAAGAACAATTATCATATAggaaacaccaaaaaataagaaaggatTCAGATTTGTATTAGATTTTGTAAGTTAGTATAATGTTCTCTGATCATTAAATAAGTCTTAAGAGCCCACTTTGAGAGTGACATAATCATAATACTTGTATATAAGTTTGCTTATCTTTAAAGTACgtcaaaattaaacaattgtaaacatatttgtattttatagtgatgatatttgttttttttttaatttactacCAATTTTAGTACAGAAGACTTATAAACTAACATCATTATACCAACAACATAATAGATCAATTTTTGGTGTCTTAAAAGTTGACGTACCGATCTGTAAAGTTTTGTGTAATAAGATTTATGATAAATGTTCTAGAAAAGTGAATTTCTATGGGTAGAAATCTTGTATCAtctatgtacaaaaaataaagatgacAACTGGCTAATTGCTGTACAATGATCAATGTTTCGGGGATTAAATTGGTCTTATAAGAGTTTAGGACTTTTCAACTTCATGAATTATGAATGTATTGTATGTACCTAAATGCAAAAGGCATTTGGTTATAAAAACTTCCATGCCAAAACTCACAAATGACTTCTCTTAtcacaataaaaagaaaagaaaatcaaataaattcaacATCCACATATAAGGCCAAATGTAAGAGCTAAAGATAAATTTAAGTGGCCCCTCCATAACCTTTTCCTTCATTGATTTTTACCAACAcatatacaaagaaaatatttaaaatttcaaaacaatttctataaattttactgTCAGATTCGTATTGTCAACATCATCTTCTATTCTAGGTGCACCAAAGTCCTTACTATGATTTCACAACTATTCTGAGTTTCTGTTTCTATGATTAGAAAAGCATTTCTTTCCCTAATTCCCTTAACAGTATTTGAAAACCTAAATTATCCCTACCAAGCTTTCTAATGCCCAAGGGAAAAATCTTTTCCATGACCCATTAAATCCAATGCCCTCTATTCCATTGGTCCATTAAGAATGTGAaactttttgataaaatttcCAGCTCATGGGCATGTCCTACACATGTCCTGTCTAAGATTTTTGGCAAAGATTGTGAACATCATTAAGATCAGACGAAATGAAATGTCTTGCTTTGTTCCTTGTAGGTCGGCTCTCACCAAATTCACTGATTACTGGCTTAGTTGAGAGGCCTTGCCTGGGGCCCATTTTTCTAAAGTAAAATGATGCACTGAAAACTTTAATGGGAATTATGAATTATCACCTCTGCATTTACTGCTTTCTCTACCTTTTAGTTATATTGATTTTTTCCATTTCATAAAGTGTCATTCTTTGTCTTTGTCCTTTGCATAAAATTCCAAAACAAAGTGATGAAGTTGGTGCTtgcaaaagtaaaaacaaaaaggatTGATAGTACCAAGAATtattccttgtttttttttttaaggttaagttgcaattttatttttatacattttaagTATGGGAGGAGATTCAAATCCCAAATTTCTCTTATGGAAACACACAAAAATGCCATTTGACCTAAAGGTTTGTTCACTGTTTAATTGCAATCTTAAAAATGaattagaaaatagttttttttgtttggtttgcacaacaaataattaatattttttataattccaaATAATTGTTTGAATAAAAACTTTCATTCACAAAAAACATACTCCAAATAAgaagtcattttttattctttggatCATTTGAGAGtctcaaatgaaaaacaaacccaaatccaaaatctACATGAAAAAGTATGGAGACAGTGATTGGTTTAAGTTAAAAGGTCATTTAGGAAAAATTAACAGGAAAACGTTTTCCTTCTAAACAACCTTGTTTccttttgttcaatttttttttttctcattcttcagttttgaattcttttattgaatgaaactagaataaatgaagaaaaatgcTAGGTTTTTCCTCCTTTCTTTTAAAGAAgcttatagtttttttaatttaagagttttttttggacaataaattttttgacattatccttctttttttcttttttttcttttttgcagagGCTCAATTTGAACACTCTAAAATTTGTTCTCCAATAATTACAAGTCATTCCAATTATTAGGAATACTATTCCATCCTTTGGCTACAAATTGGCTACAAATTTTGGAACTTTATTCCAAACTTAAGCATTGGCTTATATATTTAGAATTATAGCTAGTGATCTACATTTAAATTTGATCTGGTGATATTTTATCAATGATATGATAATGCCACACTTATCAGGGAAAAAAGGATTGATAGTACCAAAGGTGACTGTATTTGCACATAATATGtgttacataatttttaaatgtcaaCTACTTGGGGTTCGATGTCCTTGATATAACTATGGATCTGAGAAATTTTGTGTGATGATGataatttgaacctaacatagTTTCCTCAGACAAGTTGATTAGATATCCACAAAAGCTAGCTTGAAAATTTAACCCTCTCAAtgttttcttgtattttctttatagtgaaggaaaaaaaaagtttctcacACAGACAAACCATATTTATGTACACATGCAATGAGTTCAATGTTGGTCCAACTTAAATCACTGGATGGTGACCAGGTCCAATTGGCTGTCAGTAGGCCTAGCCTTGATTGGCTTGAACTTTTGAGTGGGGTTCACAAATCACAAGTGGGCGAGCTTACCCAATCTATTGGGTGaccactttcttttttcttccttacATTCTTTGCTATTTATTTTTGGGAGATTCTCAATTTCATTATcctattaaaaatgaaattgtgCGCCTAAAGTTTTAGCAATTAACAATAAATGTAATGTAATGACATAAAAACCAAAACTTATTTCATAATCGTTGATGTGGGGGTGGGGGGACGAGGACCAAAATAGCTAATAAAGTTCATATAGTGGTGACCCATGGGAGCATGGGCCAATGTCCTcagaatgtgtgtgtgtatctccCCTTGAACCGCCCAACAATAACCGATGAGGATGTCGAGGACGTCTGCCTAATCTCAGACGATCGAGGGGCCAAGACAGAGGGTGCATGGTGCCATCCCTAGAGAGACAAAGGTAACTAGGTACTGAACaaggaacaaaagaaaaaggaaggatAAGGTAGCCATCCCCTCTGCATTAAATACACTACAACCACATagctggccgcattaatggagaaatgaccatGAACAATGTCCATCACAGCTcatattttgttgtaaaaaaccTTCTAGCAAGGCcttgataggacaagtatcaagaGAATTTGATCTCAACCTTCCAAATGTAAGATCCAGatgcatcatatatataaagccAATGAGCCCCTGAATCGAAAAAGGAGGGAGAAAGAAAGGGGAAGAAAGTTCATTTAGTTGTATCTTCATCCTCAGACTGAACCCGAGGACAAACACTTAGTTATTTTCTATACAAATTCTAGTTGAATACTTCCACATCGTATACACATTTTAACTTTGATTTTCGTATAACGGGTATTACAAAGTTGACATCGCATCTcatctctataaatttattgtgtgGGAGAATTGCTTAATTAAAAAAGAGCCTTAATTAACCGTTCCACTTTTTGCCCACCGCAGTTGACATTATTTATTATGATACATAAATATGGTATCAGAAAGAATCTACATTGTCAAGAGTGTTGTAACTTAACTGGTTGACACATTTTAGTATTCTCAATATAAATATCCAGATCCACACacccaactatcaaatttaaaaaaagaaaaaaaaaaattcatgtaaaaGTGATGTGCTGCAATTAaaacttacatttttttaacaagttataaaaaatacttgtaAAGATTTTTATGTCCCTAAGTAACATTATtcatttggaaatgaatcataTGGTCACTAAGGTAATAGaattatagaagaaaaaaaaatgcataatcTAAGAGCTTTTATTAGAAAGGCCTTCAATTTCATTCtcagggaaaaagaaaagaaaatatacaatGTAAGCCTTTTCTTGTTTTAAGTTCCAACTCTCTTGAGCCATGCCTTCCCTTTATCACTTCCATATTACATTAAAAGTTCCTACCTAATTAAGTGGACAAAGTGAAACTAATTATCCACAAATTGACCTTGTTTGATTGAAAtctctaaaatacaaaacttaaTAGAAATAGTTTGTCTCTATGTTCATGTTGTAGTGGGAGCAAGAATGCAAGATGGACGGTGACCCTACAATAGGATACTTGCAGGCTTGCCCATGTGATAATGTCATAATGATAACAAACTCAAAAGCAAGAGAAATATGATTAAGCTATGAATTGAGTTTGcacttgtttttttctttcacgagattattatatatatatcttctatGTCTTTGTCCAAATTTCTTAATAATGAACAATTGAGCATATAGGATAGCCCATATTGTAACACATATGAGTGAAAGTAGGTCAAAATCACTTATTCTAAAAAGAACATGatatgtttttctcttcaatCTGCTTCCATATGATTCATCATGATGATTTatttcccattaaaaaatttcCTCATGAATAATCTGCCATCCATAGTATAAAAAGTATACTTCATTCCTCATGAATAATCTGCCATCCATAGTATAAAAAGTatacttcatatatatatatatatagaaatagtTTAAACTTACTCTTTCTAATGATTATGTTTTATTTTCGGACTAAGATACCAATTAATATTTTGGTATAGGCGGAGATcgaatctcaaattttttatttgacgataagaaattttatcagttgagctcTCTGGAACCTATTATTTCATATATAGTTGATCTTTGTTGATTTGGTGCCCCTACCTCATTAGAAACCGTAATTTAAATGGGTGCCCTTTCTATGCCATTATGTTATTTGCCTAGAGAACTAATATTGTCAATactattataaaattatttgagtGCATCTTTGCACCATTTATTCAGTATGGAAACAATTTGCTATGGTAGCAGTGGTCTTGAAAGGAAGCTTAATAATATTATACTACTTGTTAGCTAGCCTAGTgtctcaaaaattaaatattacactCCTCAACATATTTGGATTCAATTATCTCTTAATGTTAGGGATACTattaattttactacaaaaaactttacttttaaatagaaaacaaaattcaattttgaaattgagattgtaatttatttattaagtttaTAGTGTTACACCATTCAAATAAGTTGTTTAGTTTGCAAGATTTCTGTAATAAAATCAATATGTAATACCTTAGCATTTTTCCATTAGTCCTCTTGAGTTCAAAATTGTACTCTCCCTTATcataaagattttaaaaatgaatgtggaGTATGTGGCATGAAAAAGTACTTAGATTTATGGATAACATTTTCGTACTATACTGCAAACATATAGTGACAATTCAGAAATTTTGTCAACAACCATATGATCCATATACTGCTccacaaaaaacaaatgagttgtatgattaaaatatgaataatttttttgaatttggctccatgtttgtttgaaaaataacttTGGGCCGTGAGGGATAGCCTTGGCTCTATGTACATCTCCAAATCCAGGTAATTGCAATCGAATTAAATGCTGACTCTGTTATTGGATTGCTAAACAACAATGATGATTCACTCGCTGACTATGCACCAATGTTTGATGACTGCAAGAACTTAATGAACCAAATTCTCAGGTGAAGCTGAATCATTGCTATAGGGAAGTCAATGTCTGTGCCGATGTGCTTGCAAAGATAGCTATCCACAATCCACCTTCGAcaagattttgttatttatgGTCGGTttgagatccgcttattttactgtaactgaaaactttttgccgAAAGTAcggtagataaaggtaaaagttagttgaagtAGTACAATGaaacctataaatagtaccaaaaagtacagtgggctaataaatagtagcaaaaataagctgaatagtaaaataagttaacaaaaataatttttgtcaaatacACACTTAAGACACCTCTTGTCGAattgtctttatttttgttatatgacCTTATTGGTCTTGGTTGTAATCGTTTATGTTTCTATGACAACGTAACTCTTGTGGTTTATTTATCAAATTTCCCTATTACCAAAATAGTAATAATTTTGTTTGCTAAATTCAtggtttataataaaattttcccAAGATTCATAGTTATAATTATCATAGCTAGTATTGTCCCCAATGCAATAGCCAAAAGTGTTACTATTCTTTTACTAGtttcttgaaaataattttcaagaaaaatatggGCATTTGTTCTCTAGAATTTTcacttttaaaaagaaaaaaaaaagttgtatatattgtaattattagtatataataaaaaattaaatatgataTCAATCATGagtctaataaaaataatattatattacgtgaattacaacttatcatatttataaattgtataaaaaatgctataaataaataaatagtgtcactaacatttaagtgatgatgatcctttaagaagaaaatatgggACTTTTGTTATCAACATCGAAACATCATTCAAAGTCATCACGTGGATGGGTCAAAACGACAAAACCTCTCATGTGCACAGTGTCCTTGTtttcctttattcttttttctatcATTATTAATTTCTTTGGTGGTGAGGGGACAAAGgcataagatttatttttgtataaaatagttaaatatacttgttctaaaaaatttaattactaaTAACTAAATAGTTGAAACTTTCATGTCGGTGGACTCAATTAGTAGTTAGGTGTACAACAAATATCAACAAATCTTTGCAAGTTTTAATACAAGATTGACAATAGTTTAGCTTTGCAGACACATGAAGggtttttattaatattattttttatcaaacaattatTCTAGTAGATCACACAATATAGTAGATAATTGTCTCCttgttgtatatatttttttaattttatatattaaactGAAAACCTTATcttataaaaagagaaaggtAACCCTTAGCTAAATAGGCAAGTGGGGTTGTTTGGAAAGGTCTCACTCTCAAGCCTCAAGCAATGTCACTACAACTCAAAAAAGGTCAATAGTGTATGCTGAGTCAAAAGATAAATAATGTGTGCACACGATATTCTTTCTCAGCTTTTCACATTTTACTAAGTTATCAAGATCACTCATGCAACATCACTTTAAAATAATCCGCTACCACaaatattatctttattatataccaatcacaatatgtcacaTCAACAGCTATCTTAACTTATTGCTCATTTTTCGATAATTTGAGGGTTAAGAGTGAAATGATTTGAAATCTGAATGTCTCCagtaaaaatatttggaaacaGAGCTATTGATGGACTTACTGCTCTATTaatgtgtttttgtgtgtgtttgctGTTTTGGTTCTAGTAAGATATGAATGAGGTCATGCATGAATCTAAACTGGCCCAATAACTCTTTTTGGGCCAAACAACTTGGGTTCCCAACTCAGTAAAGCTGGCTGTTTATGACTGTTGGAAATAGATGGAAGGTCAAACCACATACCAACCCATTAACAGGCATTTGATTAATGGAATTCAACATCCTTCACCCTCTTTCTGTACGCTAGCAAACACTCAATTCTATTCCCTATTTCCAAATCATGTTTTTTAATGAGTTAAATGTCAACAACAAAAGACTCTTATTCTGCAAGATATCTTTCAGGATTTTGAATGTCATACAATCACAATAAAACTCAGAAGGATCAAATAGTCCTATAAATTATAATCTTGTTCATTAGGCATTTGCTTTCTCAAATATCATGGTGCACACTTTTGCACTGGCCAAATGTATAAACTGTGCTTGTTTGGTACAATGCCAATGCTTTTTTCTCTAATGTAAGgtcttttttccctttattcGATGAAACTTGTAGTGTTGGAATCCCACACAAAGAACCTGCAGTTGGGTGTTGTGATGAAGTCCATCCACTGGCTAAGGTCAGTAAACTCCAAACACTTTTTTTGAACTGCTACCTGAACAAGAGgaaaaaactttaaaaacatTGCTATAGGTTTGTTGACTTTGTTCCTTTAACAACAATCCCTACATATATTAACTATATATCAGGCcatatataatgaaaatttttaatgtcAAATAAGTAAACCACTTATGATCCTTTGTTACATTGCTGTAATTCCACTAATCCAAGTCTGTCTTGAGCACCAAACAATGGCACAAGACCTAGAATGAAGGTGTATTAGATATATACAACTTAGCTGAGTAATTGGGATTATTAAAATCCAGAAGTTGACATTAACAAATCTTCTATGAAGGCCTAGATATCAGACATTAATAATGATACTTCAGGGTTTCAGCTTCAAGGCACACTACTTTTTTTATTGCTGTGTTAATTGTAGGATCATGTTTATATAAGCTTCTAAATTGTGATATGCTTTCTCAATCAGTCTATAGGACCTGTAAATACTATAGTCAGGAGGCCTATTGATGGGAAGCTAATCGGTTATA from Castanea sativa cultivar Marrone di Chiusa Pesio chromosome 11, ASM4071231v1 harbors:
- the LOC142615582 gene encoding uncharacterized protein LOC142615582 — protein: MGFFFFFSFFIVPLTLTLTVISTVNSCPPSDRAALLAFKAALTEPYLGIFNTWTGNDCCSSKWYGVNCDPTTNRVADINLRGESEDPIFVKSGRTGYMTGSISPEICKLDRLTNLIVADWKGISGEIPKCLTSLSSLRILDLIGNKLTGEIPADIGNLKKVTVLNIADNAISGQIPASIVGMSSLMHLDLRNNKISGEIPADFGKLGMLSRALLSRNQITGSIPTSISQMYRLADFDLSENRISGQIPEQLGKMPVLSTLNLDCNSVSGQIPAGLLSNTRMGILNLSRNGLDGKIPDVFGSNSYFMALDLSYNSLKGPIPGSLSSAKYIGHLDLSHNHLCGSIPAGSPFDHLEAVSFMNNDCLCGNPLKTC